The following proteins are co-located in the Spirosoma montaniterrae genome:
- the bioA gene encoding adenosylmethionine--8-amino-7-oxononanoate transaminase has translation MNELPTRDRAVIWHPFTQMQTAPLPIPIVRGEGAVLYAADDREYVDMISSWWVNLHGHAHPHIARRVSEQLHTLEHVIFAGFTHQPAVELAERLLSVLPSNQAKIFYSDNGSTAVEVALKMAFQYWHNLGQPRRRVIALEDAYHGDTFGAMAVSGRSAFTAPFAPFLFDVEYLPTPVPGREEDVLKQAEALFNNDVAAFIAEPLVQGAGGMLMYEPDVLDKLIGIARRHNALIIADEVMTGFGRTGQLFASNYLQEKPDLMCLSKGLTGGTMALGVTACTQAIYNAFLSDDKFRTLFHGHSFTANPLACTAALASLDLTLADETPANWQRIAHQHAAFSERLRQYSNVENIRQRGTLLAFDLKSDGQTSYFNNIRDVAYNFLLERGILMRPLGNVLYLMPPYCTTNEQLQYTYEQVEELLNQLTGLLVY, from the coding sequence ATGAACGAACTTCCCACCCGTGACCGGGCCGTTATCTGGCACCCGTTCACGCAAATGCAAACCGCCCCACTGCCGATTCCGATTGTGCGGGGCGAAGGCGCGGTACTCTATGCTGCCGATGACCGCGAATACGTAGATATGATTTCGTCGTGGTGGGTGAACCTGCACGGTCACGCTCATCCGCACATTGCCCGGCGCGTGTCGGAGCAGTTGCACACACTCGAACACGTCATCTTTGCGGGCTTCACGCATCAACCCGCCGTTGAACTCGCCGAGCGGCTGCTGAGCGTTCTGCCGAGTAATCAAGCCAAAATTTTCTATTCCGACAATGGCTCAACCGCCGTTGAGGTTGCGCTGAAAATGGCGTTTCAATACTGGCACAATCTGGGCCAGCCGCGTCGACGTGTGATTGCCCTGGAAGATGCTTACCACGGCGATACGTTCGGGGCAATGGCCGTAAGCGGGCGCAGTGCCTTTACCGCTCCATTTGCGCCATTTCTGTTCGATGTTGAGTACCTGCCAACGCCAGTGCCGGGCCGCGAAGAAGACGTGCTGAAACAGGCCGAAGCTTTGTTCAATAACGATGTGGCCGCATTCATTGCCGAGCCATTGGTGCAGGGCGCGGGCGGTATGCTTATGTATGAGCCTGATGTTTTGGATAAACTCATTGGAATTGCCCGGCGGCATAACGCGCTCATCATTGCCGACGAAGTCATGACCGGCTTTGGCCGAACCGGGCAGCTTTTTGCGTCGAACTATTTGCAGGAAAAACCCGACCTTATGTGCTTGTCGAAAGGTCTGACGGGTGGAACAATGGCGTTAGGGGTAACAGCCTGTACGCAGGCGATATACAACGCTTTTCTGTCGGACGATAAATTCAGGACGCTTTTTCACGGGCACTCGTTCACGGCCAATCCGCTGGCCTGCACAGCCGCCCTCGCCAGCCTCGACCTAACGCTCGCCGACGAAACGCCAGCCAATTGGCAGCGTATTGCCCACCAGCACGCGGCTTTCTCTGAACGGCTTCGTCAATATTCTAACGTGGAGAATATTCGCCAGCGCGGCACACTGCTGGCCTTCGACCTGAAAAGCGATGGGCAAACGTCGTATTTCAACAACATCCGCGACGTAGCCTATAATTTTCTGCTGGAGCGCGGCATCCTCATGCGCCCGCTGGGCAACGTGTTATACCTGATGCCGCCTTATTGCACGACGAACGAGCAGTTACAATACACCTACGAGCAGGTAGAGGAATTGCTGAATCAACTGACCGGCCTGCTCGTGTACTGA
- a CDS encoding isoaspartyl peptidase/L-asparaginase family protein, with product MVGMAQTQSPITLVIHGGAGTITRKNMTPEKEQAYRAVLNQALQTGYAVLKRGGTSLDAVEATVRVMEDSPLFNAGKGAVFTHEGRNELDASVMDGKTLKAGAIAGVTTIKNPISTARRVMDKSEHVMMIGPGAEAFAKAQGMELVDPKYFYTETRWQGLQKALQEEKVQLDHTEAPAKPANAPKARNAESPKTGAILNETIFTEGNKFGTVGCVALDQYGNLAAGTSTGGMTNKRYGRVGDAPIIGAGTYANNATCAISATGHGEYFIRAVVGFDVSALMAYKGLSVNDAANEVVMKKLVEMGGEGGLIALDRRGNIAMPFNSEGMYRGYIKADGTSEVLIYKD from the coding sequence ATGGTTGGCATGGCCCAAACCCAATCGCCCATCACGCTCGTAATTCATGGCGGAGCAGGGACCATTACCCGCAAAAACATGACGCCTGAGAAGGAGCAAGCTTACCGCGCCGTGCTGAATCAGGCTTTGCAAACAGGCTATGCCGTGCTAAAACGGGGTGGCACAAGCCTTGATGCCGTAGAAGCTACCGTCCGGGTCATGGAAGATTCGCCCCTGTTCAACGCGGGAAAAGGAGCCGTGTTTACGCATGAGGGTCGCAACGAACTCGATGCATCGGTTATGGATGGCAAAACGCTGAAAGCCGGAGCTATTGCGGGTGTAACAACCATCAAAAACCCTATTAGCACGGCCCGACGCGTGATGGATAAGTCGGAACACGTCATGATGATCGGGCCGGGGGCCGAAGCTTTCGCCAAAGCGCAGGGCATGGAACTCGTTGACCCAAAATACTTCTACACCGAAACGCGCTGGCAAGGACTGCAAAAAGCATTGCAGGAGGAAAAGGTTCAACTCGACCACACCGAAGCCCCGGCCAAACCCGCCAACGCGCCCAAAGCCCGGAACGCCGAATCGCCAAAAACCGGCGCGATACTGAACGAAACCATTTTCACCGAGGGTAACAAATTTGGTACGGTTGGCTGCGTCGCGCTCGATCAGTATGGCAACCTTGCGGCTGGCACCTCAACCGGTGGCATGACCAACAAACGCTATGGTCGGGTGGGCGACGCGCCGATTATTGGAGCCGGAACCTACGCCAACAACGCCACCTGTGCCATTTCAGCAACCGGCCACGGCGAATACTTTATCCGGGCCGTAGTTGGCTTCGACGTATCGGCCCTGATGGCGTATAAAGGCCTGTCGGTGAACGATGCGGCCAACGAAGTTGTGATGAAAAAACTCGTGGAAATGGGTGGCGAAGGTGGTTTAATTGCCCTCGACCGTCGGGGCAACATCGCCATGCCATTCAACTCCGAAGGCATGTATCGGGGATACATCAAAGCCGATGGCACGAGCGAAGTGCTGATTTATAAAGATTAA
- a CDS encoding Rpn family recombination-promoting nuclease/putative transposase produces the protein MAKKHLIRFDWAMKRLLRNKANFGILEGFLSELLREDITIEQILESESNQDELSLKFNRVDILALNSKKQLIIIEVQNESERDFFHRMLFATSKATVEHFNISQPYEAIKKVYSVNIVYFDLGQGEDYIYHGKTEFRGLHTGDVLGLSNGQKKTFALENVFHIYPEYYIIKVNNFNDLAKDSLDEWIYYLKNNEVREGSRAKGLALVKQRLEFDGLSPADRAAYVKAIENIVIERDVTRTAREESREEGRKEGREEGREETRRQNIIKALIRGKLTIEEIAEDFDTSIDFVISLQQNLTNE, from the coding sequence ATGGCGAAGAAACATCTTATACGGTTCGATTGGGCTATGAAGCGGCTGCTTCGCAACAAGGCCAATTTTGGTATTCTTGAGGGCTTTCTGTCAGAACTGCTGCGCGAAGACATCACGATTGAGCAGATTTTAGAAAGCGAGAGCAATCAGGACGAGCTATCGTTAAAGTTTAACCGGGTCGATATTCTGGCCCTAAACTCAAAGAAGCAACTCATTATTATTGAGGTGCAGAACGAGAGTGAACGCGATTTTTTTCATCGGATGCTGTTTGCTACGTCGAAAGCTACTGTTGAACACTTCAATATCAGCCAGCCTTACGAAGCCATCAAGAAAGTGTATTCTGTCAATATTGTTTATTTCGATTTAGGACAGGGTGAAGACTATATCTATCACGGCAAAACCGAATTTCGCGGTCTGCACACCGGCGATGTGCTTGGTTTATCGAACGGGCAAAAAAAGACCTTTGCCCTTGAAAACGTATTTCACATCTACCCGGAATATTACATTATCAAAGTGAACAATTTCAACGACCTTGCCAAAGACAGCCTTGATGAGTGGATTTATTACTTGAAAAATAACGAGGTCCGCGAGGGGTCACGGGCTAAAGGGCTGGCTTTGGTTAAGCAGCGGTTAGAGTTCGACGGCCTAAGCCCTGCTGACCGGGCAGCTTATGTAAAAGCTATCGAAAACATTGTTATTGAACGCGACGTGACACGAACGGCCCGCGAAGAAAGTCGCGAAGAAGGGCGTAAAGAAGGGCGCGAAGAAGGGCGTGAAGAGACAAGACGGCAAAACATCATTAAAGCCCTAATACGAGGGAAGTTGACAATCGAAGAGATTGCCGAAGATTTTGATACCAGCATAGACTTTGTAATATCGTTACAACAGAATCTGACAAACGAATGA
- a CDS encoding methyltransferase RsmF C-terminal domain-like protein codes for MNTSRPITAQLPDAFRQQMQTQLADSFADFETALTQPAPVSIRLNPRKPAFDTTGLEPVPWCAEGYYLPERPVFTLDPLFQAGGYYVQEASSMLLAEALRQTTNLGRPLRVLDLCAAPGGKSTLLASVLHPDSLLICNEVIRSRVSILRENIDKWGYPNVVISSHDPQSLDKLAGFFDVVVVDAPCSGEGLFRKDPDAVREWSPESIQLCSARQKRILTAAAPLLDTGGILIYSTCTYNDVENVDNVRYLLESGFRNCPLNLSPDWNIVEKRTGNAVGYQCFPHRVRGEGFFISVFEKTGFTPTVKLDARTFRSIRALRPRETKAVADWLRQPTDFSFWEKPNGDVMALPKSLEKTFLFLDVALHTKGFGLEMGQFKGSDFIPSHTLALSTAIRTDLPGIALSKEEALRYFKKENLVFEQPVKGWLLAQYNGLNLGWMKGVGNRVNNYLPKDWRIRMDLKTEFFD; via the coding sequence ATGAACACCAGTCGCCCAATTACGGCCCAACTGCCCGACGCTTTCCGGCAGCAGATGCAAACACAGTTGGCCGATAGCTTCGCCGACTTTGAAACCGCGCTGACGCAGCCCGCGCCCGTGAGCATCCGGCTCAATCCGCGAAAACCCGCGTTCGATACAACCGGCCTTGAGCCAGTACCCTGGTGTGCCGAGGGTTATTATCTGCCCGAACGTCCTGTGTTCACGCTCGATCCGCTGTTTCAGGCCGGAGGGTATTACGTGCAGGAAGCGTCGTCGATGTTGTTGGCCGAAGCGTTGCGCCAAACCACCAACCTGGGCCGACCTCTTCGAGTGTTGGACTTGTGTGCGGCTCCGGGTGGCAAAAGTACCTTACTGGCGTCGGTACTGCATCCCGATAGCTTGCTGATTTGCAACGAAGTGATTCGTAGCCGGGTATCGATTCTGCGCGAGAATATAGATAAATGGGGCTATCCAAACGTGGTAATCAGTAGCCACGACCCGCAGAGCTTAGATAAACTGGCCGGTTTTTTCGATGTAGTCGTAGTCGATGCGCCCTGTTCGGGCGAAGGGCTGTTTCGGAAAGACCCCGACGCTGTTCGGGAGTGGTCGCCCGAGAGCATACAACTTTGTTCGGCCCGGCAAAAGCGCATTCTAACCGCAGCCGCGCCCCTGCTCGACACGGGCGGCATCCTGATCTATTCGACCTGTACGTATAACGATGTCGAAAATGTGGATAACGTTCGATATTTGCTGGAAAGCGGTTTTCGTAACTGCCCGCTCAACCTGTCGCCCGACTGGAACATTGTTGAAAAACGCACGGGCAATGCCGTTGGTTATCAATGTTTTCCACACCGCGTTCGGGGCGAGGGCTTTTTTATCAGCGTATTTGAGAAAACGGGCTTCACGCCTACTGTAAAACTCGACGCCCGCACGTTTCGGAGCATTCGTGCGTTGCGGCCCCGCGAGACCAAAGCCGTTGCAGACTGGCTCCGGCAACCAACTGATTTTTCGTTTTGGGAGAAGCCTAACGGCGACGTGATGGCCCTACCCAAATCATTAGAGAAAACGTTTTTGTTTCTCGACGTGGCGCTGCATACTAAAGGGTTCGGGCTGGAAATGGGACAGTTCAAAGGGTCGGATTTTATTCCATCGCACACGCTGGCGTTGAGCACCGCCATCCGTACCGATTTGCCGGGCATTGCACTGAGTAAAGAAGAAGCACTTCGGTATTTCAAAAAAGAGAATCTGGTCTTTGAGCAACCTGTAAAAGGGTGGCTGCTGGCGCAGTACAACGGCCTGAATTTGGGCTGGATGAAAGGCGTTGGCAACCGGGTCAATAATTACCTGCCTAAAGATTGGCGCATTCGGATGGACCTGAAGACCGAGTTTTTCGATTAA
- a CDS encoding alpha/beta hydrolase — translation MKRVLTIAGVSLAFLAVGYVAGPRPSVPLDSGKIPAVTTDLNQIDAEIARYEAGFKLKPDNHARIVWADSIRKQKTPYSIVYVHGYTASWGEGYPVNINLAEQFGSNLYLARNAGHGLDSPDAMIDLTPASYFESAERALAIGKAIGEKVIVVGTSMGGMLTLYLASKHPEIAGIVLYSPCIAVADAKAKLITLPWGQQILDNVYPDKHVRNEKTTPERAKYWYEQYHTNGLITLQTVLDHYATPETFTKVKQPAFLAYYYKDEEHQDPTVSIKAMLNMYDQLGTPANQKRKEAFPEAGAHVIASEYTTKEWPAVQAATAKFLQEVVKVPTATSTATVAFNPKK, via the coding sequence ATGAAACGAGTGCTCACCATTGCTGGCGTATCGCTGGCGTTTCTGGCGGTTGGCTACGTGGCCGGGCCGCGCCCGTCTGTGCCGCTCGACAGCGGAAAAATTCCTGCCGTGACTACCGATCTTAATCAAATTGACGCAGAAATAGCCCGCTACGAAGCTGGTTTTAAACTCAAACCCGACAATCACGCCCGCATCGTATGGGCCGACAGTATCCGTAAACAAAAAACGCCATATAGCATCGTGTATGTTCACGGCTATACGGCAAGCTGGGGCGAAGGCTATCCGGTAAATATCAATCTGGCAGAACAATTTGGCAGTAATTTGTATCTGGCCCGCAACGCCGGACACGGTCTCGATTCGCCCGATGCGATGATCGACCTCACACCCGCGTCCTACTTCGAATCGGCAGAACGGGCGTTGGCAATTGGTAAAGCAATTGGCGAAAAAGTAATTGTTGTCGGTACGTCGATGGGCGGGATGCTGACGCTTTATCTGGCATCGAAACACCCTGAAATTGCCGGTATTGTGCTGTATTCGCCCTGTATTGCCGTTGCCGACGCCAAAGCGAAACTCATCACGCTACCCTGGGGGCAGCAGATTCTCGACAACGTGTATCCCGATAAACACGTTCGCAACGAAAAAACCACGCCCGAACGCGCCAAATATTGGTACGAACAGTACCATACCAATGGCCTGATTACCCTGCAAACCGTGTTGGATCATTACGCCACGCCCGAAACCTTCACGAAGGTGAAACAGCCTGCATTTTTGGCGTACTACTATAAAGACGAAGAACATCAGGATCCCACGGTCTCAATAAAAGCCATGCTGAATATGTACGACCAACTTGGCACCCCCGCTAATCAGAAGCGCAAAGAAGCCTTCCCCGAAGCCGGTGCCCACGTTATTGCTTCAGAATACACAACGAAGGAATGGCCCGCTGTACAGGCCGCTACAGCGAAGTTTCTTCAGGAAGTTGTGAAAGTACCAACTGCCACCAGCACCGCAACTGTGGCCTTCAACCCAAAAAAATAA
- a CDS encoding enoyl-ACP reductase FabI — protein MPYGLLNGKRGIISGALNDQSIAWKIALKAKEEGATFTLTNAPIAMRMGAIRDLAEQTGAEIIPADATSTEDLDKLFTQSQEVLGGKVDFVLHSIGMSPNIRKGKAYTDLNYEWLKQTIDISAVSFHKMMQSAYKLDAISEWGSVVALTYMAAQRTFPFYTDMADAKALLESIARSFGYRYGRYRHVRVNTVSQSPTPTTAGSGIGGFDRFFDFADKTAPLGNATADQCADYCITLFSDLTRMVTMQNLFHDGGFSMTGISEEVMELINRPNQD, from the coding sequence ATGCCTTACGGACTACTGAACGGGAAGCGCGGAATTATTTCTGGCGCACTGAATGACCAATCGATTGCCTGGAAAATCGCGCTGAAAGCGAAAGAAGAAGGGGCAACGTTCACGCTCACCAATGCCCCCATTGCCATGCGTATGGGAGCCATTCGGGATTTGGCCGAACAAACCGGAGCGGAAATTATTCCGGCAGATGCTACCTCAACCGAAGACCTCGACAAACTCTTCACGCAATCGCAGGAGGTGCTGGGCGGGAAAGTCGATTTTGTGTTGCATAGCATCGGTATGAGTCCGAACATCCGCAAAGGCAAAGCCTACACTGACCTGAACTACGAATGGCTGAAGCAAACGATTGATATTTCGGCAGTATCGTTCCATAAAATGATGCAGTCGGCCTACAAACTCGACGCCATCAGCGAATGGGGTTCGGTGGTTGCCCTTACCTATATGGCCGCGCAACGGACGTTCCCATTTTATACCGATATGGCCGACGCCAAGGCCCTGCTCGAATCTATTGCCCGCAGCTTTGGCTATCGCTACGGTCGCTACCGGCACGTGCGCGTCAATACTGTTTCGCAGTCGCCCACGCCTACCACGGCGGGCAGCGGCATAGGTGGTTTCGACCGCTTTTTTGATTTTGCTGATAAAACCGCCCCACTCGGCAACGCCACTGCCGACCAGTGTGCCGACTACTGCATTACCCTCTTCTCCGACCTGACCCGCATGGTTACGATGCAAAACCTGTTCCACGACGGCGGTTTCAGCATGACCGGCATTTCGGAGGAGGTAATGGAATTGATAAACCGTCCGAACCAGGATTAG